GTATTCGATGGCTTCGAGGTAGTCGTCGACGGTCGCATCCGGGCCTTTCTTCAGGAACGGCGAGAACATCGTCACGCCGACGAAGCCGTTGGCGTCGGCGATTTCTCTCAGCTGCTCATCCGTCTTGTTGCGCGGATGATCCTTGAGACCCGACGGGCAGCAATGCGAGTACGTGACCGGCTTTTTCGAGCAGGCGATCGCATCGGACGAGGTCTTGGCGCCGACGTGCGAGAGATCGACCAGAATGCCGACGCGGTTCATCTCCTGAATCACTTCGCGGCCGTAGCCCGACAGGCCGCCGTCCGCTTCATAGCAACCCGTGCCGACGAGGTTCTGCGTGTTGTAGCAAAGCTGCACCACGTTCACGCCCAGTTCCTTGAACACTTCGATATAGCCGAGGTTGTCTTCGAACGCGTACGAATTCTGGAAGCCGAAGATGATGCCCGTCTTGTTCTCTTTCTTCGCGCGCAGGATGTCGTCCGTCGTGCGCACGAGCGTCAGAATCTCGCTGTGTTCGCGGATCTGCTGCTTCATCTCCGCGATGTTGTCGATTGTCTTCTGGAAGTCTTCCCACACGGAGACCGTGCAGTTAACCGCGGTGACGCCGCCCTTTCTCATATCCTCGAACACCGAGCGCTCGAACTTCGAAATGTTCAGACCGTCGATGATGATGCTGCTGTCGTGCAGGTTGCTCATGGTGGACTCCGTAGCTTTGGTTTTGACGGACCGTTCGGGCGGCTCAGTAAATTGGGAAGCGTTCGCACAGCGCGAAGATCTCGCGGCGCACGCGCTGCTCGGTGGCGGCATCGCCGTCGGGATGCGAGCGCAGCGCGTCGAACACCTCGAGAATCATCCGGCCGACATCGCGGAACTCGGCGACGCCGAAGCCGCGCGTCGTGCCCGCCGGCGTGCCGAGACGAATGCCCGACGTCACCGTCGGCTTTTCCGTATCGAACGGGATGCCGTTCTTGTTGCAGGTAATGCCCGCCCGTTCGAGCGCCTGCTCGACCTGTGTGCCCTTCAGCCCCTTCGGGCGCAGATCGACGAGCAGCAGATGGTTGTCGGTGCCGCCCGTCACGAGATCGACACCGCCTTCCTTCAGCACTTCGCCCAGCGCTTGCGCATTGGCCAGCACGTTGTCGATATAGGTCTTGAAGCTGTCTTCGAGCGCTTCGCCGAAAGCAACCGCCTTGCCCGCGATCACGTGCATGAGCGGACCGCCTTGCAGGCCGGGGAATACGGCCGAGTTGATCTTCTTCGCGACCTCTTCGTCGTTGGTCAGCACGAAGCCGCCGCGCGGACCACGCAGCGTCTTGTGCGTGGTCGACGTCACGACATGCGCGTGCTCGACGGGATTCGCATGACGGCCCGCCGCGATCACGCCGGCGATATGCGCCATGTCGACCATCAGCTTCGCGCCGACGCTGTCGGCGATGGCACGAAAGCGTGCAAAGTCGAGTTCGCGCGGATAAGCGGAGAAGCCGGCAATGAGCATCGACGGCTTGTGCTCATGCGCGAGCTTTTCGATCTGGTCATAGTCGACACGCATCGTTTCGCGGTTCACGCCGTACTGCACAGCGTTGAACCACTTGCCCGAGAGTGCGGGCTTCGCACCGTGCGTGAGGTGGCCGCCCGCGTCGAGCGACATGCCGAGGATCGTGTCGCCCGGCTTGGCGAGCGCGAGCATCACCGAACCGTTCGCCTGTGCGCCCGAGTGCGGCTGCACGTTGGCGAAGCCCGCATTGAAGAGCTTCTTGATGCGTTCGATCGCAAGGGCTTCGACTTCGTCGACGAATTCACAGCCGCCGTAATAGCGCTTGCCGGGATAGCCTTCCGCGTACTTGTTTGTCAGTACCGAGCCTTGTGCTTCGAGCACGGCACGCGACACGATGTTTTCCGACGCAATCAGTTCGACCTGCGACTGCTGGCGTTCCAGTTCCTTGAGGACCGACTTGCGCACCGCTGCGTCGCGCTCGGCGAGGGACTGCGAGAAGAATGGGTTGGCGTTCGACATGGCTTCCGTTCAGTTGACCGTGGATGACGAAAAGCGAAAGAGAGTGCGTGGCCCGGCGTCCTTGATTCCGCGCAATCCCTTGCCTGGACTGGCTTTGCACTACCTCCAGCGATGGCTCTATTCTTGTCTTTCGCCTGAGCGGTCAATTTACGATTTCAGACGCGTTCTTTGCCTTTTCCGCCATGCAGGTCCGTTTTGGACAAGTGATCGCTCGTGCTAATCGGAGGCGCGGAGCCGGCAAATCGATGCGCCGAAAAATGGTGCATTGCAGCGCCAATCCAGCCGGGCGCAATCTATGCGGCACCGTTGCGGGGCGCGGGCAGATCATCCACAGTGCGTAAAGCGCACAGCGCAGGTGCGTATGCGCGAGTGCACTGCCGCAAGCCCGTTATCCAGCCAGGGTTTAGCCGTATGGCATGCTTGTTGCGCTCGCTCTCAAAATAACAAAGGCCGTTCCCCACACGGTTGAAACAGAACATCGAGCTGAAGGAATGCCCGAACCATGTCGCCCGATCGAACCGCGTCGTTGTCTCACTTCGCGTTCATGCCGCTGCCCAACTTCACGATGATCGCGTTCACGAATGCGATCGAAGTGCTGCGCATGGCGAACTACCTAAGCGGTCAACCGCTCTATCGATGGTCGATCATCAGTCCGGGCGGCGGCTCCGTCACGGCGAGCAATGGCCTGTCAGTCGACACGGGCCCAGCCGAGTGCGTCGGCACGCCAGACATTGTGTTCGTGTGCGGCGGCATCGACGTGCAGCGCGAGACCACACCCGAACATCTCTCTACATTGCGGCGCTTCGCGCGTGCGGGTGTTGCGCTTGGCAGTTTGTGCACGGGCACCTATGCACTTGCGAAGTCGGGCTTGCTGGCGGGCTATGCGTGCGCGATTCACTGGGAGAACATGTCTGCGCTCAAGGAAGAGTTCCCTGACACGCGTTTCCTCAAAGAACTGTTCGTGATCGACCGTGACCGTGTGACCTGCACGGGCGGCGTTGCGCCGCTTGACATGATGCTGAACCTGATTGCCGCGCGCGTGGGCACGCCGCGTGTCACGCAGATTGCCGAGCAGTTCATCGTCGAACATGTGCGCGACACCAGCGCGCAGCAGCGCATGCCGCTGGTGGCACGGCTTGGCTCCGCCAACAAGTCGTTGTTCGAAGTCATTGCGTTGATGGAAAACAACATCGAAGAGCCGCTTTCACGCGAAGAACTCGCGCGACTCGCCAATATGTCGCAGCGCCAACTGCAGCGCCTGTTCCGTGAGCATCTCGGGATGACGCCTACCCATTACTATCTGACTTTGCGGCTGCGCCGCGCGCGTGAGCTACTGTTGCAGACGGATATGTCGATCATGCATATCACGATGGCTTGCGGGTTTCAGTCGGCTTGCCATTTCTCCAAGAGCTACCGTGATGCGTTTGGGACCGCTCCTACGCGGGAGCGGAGAAAGCAGGTCGCACCGTTGGCGCATCCTGTGATGGGCGTGCTCGCTGGCTCGCCTTTGCATGCTTGATGGTTTTTTGGTCTGCGACGCAGTCGGCATTCTGGTCTTTTGCTTTTTTCGCTGGCACCCGCGGTCTCGGCCTCTGCGCTGGCATCTGCGTTTTTGCATCGGGTTGCTGGCGTTGCCCCTGTGCGGGGCGGCACTTTTTCTTTGCCGCGGCAAAGAAAGTAAGCAAAGAAAGCCGCTCACACCGCCAATCCCTGTTCTTACCCACGGGGCCCTCAACGTCCCCGTCCTGCTCGCGGCACCGCGCTAGCATGCGCGCGTTGCCAGCGCCTTGAACAGGCGCATCACCCACTCCAGTCACCCGTAGTCCCGCCAGCGGCAGCGAATCGTCCGCGCCGCCCAGGTGGCAAACTGTGTGTAGGTGATCGCACCGCACGCGTTGCCGATCCTACGACACCATCCCCGCTTTTCAGTCCGGCGTGGTGCACTTTCGGCGCGATGGCCTACACACAGTAGGCCCACCTGGGCGGCCGTGAACGCCTGGCAACGCAGTCCGTGACGCGGGAATGGCAAAGAAAAGTAGGTGCCGCCCCGCACAGGGGCAACGCCAGCAAACCAGACGCAAAACGCGGATGCCCGACGAAAAGCCAAAAAGCAGACGCGCGCCACCGTGTCGCAGACGGTTTGCGCGCACCATCCCACTGCGCTAAGGTGAAACCTGCTCGCGACGCCAGAGCGTCGCCTCATTATGAGAGATCTCATGGCCGACACCGACAACGACCTGTCGCAACTCAACTCCACCACCATCGCACCGCAGCAATTCTCCCTCGATGTGCTCATGGAGAAGTACGCCAAGGGCGATGAACGCACAGCGGACGACGTCTACCGCCGCGTCGCACGCGGCGTCGCGTTAGCCGAGCCAGAAGCATTGCGCCCAGCAATCGAAGCCCGTTTCGTCGAAAACCTGCAAAACGGCGCGCTCGGTGCAGGCCGCATCATGAGTGCCGCGGGCGCAGGCATCCAGGCGACGCTGATCAACTGCTTCGTGCAACCCGTCGGCGACAGCATCCAGGGCGTCGACGACCAGGGCCTGCCCGGTATCTATGTCGCGTTGCTGCAGGCAGCCGAAACGATGCGCCGCGGCGGGGGCGTCGGCTACAACTTCTCGGCAATCCGGCCGCGCGGCGCGCGCGTGAAAACGACGGGTTCGTCGGCGTCGGGCCCTTGCAGCTATATCGACGTGTTCGACGCGTCGTGCCGCACCGTCGAAAGCGCCGGATCGCGGCGCGGCGCGCAAATGGCGGTGCTCGATTGCACGCATCCCGATCTGCTCGAGTTCATCGACGCCAAGCATTCGAAAGGCCGCTGGAACAACTTCAACGTCTCCGTCGCCGTGACCGACGAATTCATGCAAGCGGTCGAAAACGACGCGATGTGGCAGCTCGTGCATCGCGCGGAACCGACGCCCGCATTGCGTGCGGCCAACGACGTGCGTCAGCGTGACGACGGCATGTGGGTCTACAGCGAACGGCGCGCGAAAGAAATCTTCGATCGCATCATGCGCTCGACCTACGACATCGCAGAGCCCGGCATCGTGTTCATCTCACGGATGAATGACGACAACAATCTGCGCGCCGTCGAATCGATCCGCGCAACCAACCCGTGCGGCGAACAGCCATTGCCGCCCTACGGCTGCTGCAACCTCGGCCCGCTGAACCTGACGCGCTTCGTGCTCGATCCGTTCGCGCAGCGGCACGGCGGCAAGCCATCGTTCGACTGGGACGCACTCGCGCAACGCACGCGCACTCAAGTGCGCTTTCTCGACGATGTGCTCGATGTCACGCTCTGGCCCCTCGAACAGCAATACGACGAATCGCGCGCGAAGCGGCGCATCGGTGTCGGTTTTACCGGGCTCGGCGACACGCTCGTGATGATGGGCCTGCGCTATAACTCGCAGGAAGGCCGCGATTTTGCGGTGCGCATCGCAAAGCTGATGCGCGATGAAGCGTATCGCGCATCCGTCGAACTCGCCCGCGAACGCGGTGCGTTTCCTCTCTTCAATGCCAAGCAGTATCTGCAAGACGGCACCTTCGCATCGCGTCTGCCCGACGACGTCAAGGAAGCGATCCGCACGCACGGCATTCGCAACAGCCACCTGCTCTCCATCGCGCCGACGGGCACGGTCAGTCTCGCGTTCGCCGACAACGCGTCGAACGGCATCGAGCCAGCGTTCTCGTGGACCTACACACGCACGAAGGTGATGGCGAACGGCAGCCGCGAGCAGTTTGCCGTCGAAGATCACGCGTATCGTCTGTATCGCGAACTGGGCGGCGACGTCGGCCATCTGCCGGATTATTTCGTCAGCGCGCTCGAGATGTCGGCGCGCGACCATCTGGACATGATGGCCGCGGTGCAGCCGTATATCGACACGTCAATTTCGAAGACCGTCAACGTGCCCGCCGACTATCCGTTCGACGCATTCGAAAACCTTTATTTCGACGCGTGGAAAGGCGGTCTGAAAGGACTCGCAACGTATCGCCCGAACGAAACGCTCGGCGCCGTGCTGAGCGTCACGCCACAAGCCGCCCCTACCGCCGACGATGCGCTCGCCGAAGTCGATCTCGACCCGCTCCGCATCGCGATCGATCATCGGCCCAAGGGCCAGTTGCCCGCGATCATCGAGAAGGTCGAATACCTGACGGCCGCGGGCAAGAAGTCGCTGTATCTGGCCGTGTCGTTCATCGAGGTGACAGGGCGCGTCGGCGGCGAAGAAGTGACGATCGAACGCCCCATCGAATTCTTCATTCCCGCCGGTCAGCGCGACGAGTCGCAGCAATGGATCACGGCGACGATGCGCTCGCTGTCGCTGGCCGCGCGAGGCGGCTTCGTCGCGCGCAATCTGCAGGACTTGCGCAAGGTATCCTGGGATCGCGGACAGGTCAGGCTAGGCGACGTGCAGCGGCTGGATGGGCACCGCTCGCCGCGCTGGCACGATTCGGAAGTGGCCGCCCTCGCCTATGCGCTTCAGCAGATCCTGCACCGCCGCGGCTTTCTCGATGCGGAAGGCAACCAGGTGCCATCGCGACTTCTAGCACGCGCGCCGCGCGACGACGCGAATCTCAATGCTTCGAGTGCGGACAACGCGCTTTCCATTGCAGAAGGCTCTGCCGAAGAAGCACGCAGCGCACAGGAACTGCGCACGATGCATGGCCGCAAATGCGGCCATTGCGGCGCCAATGCCGTGATTCGAAAAGATGGCTGCGACTTTTGCACGGCCTGCGGCGAAATCGGCGCATGCGGATAATGGGCCCGCAGTTTTTACCTGTCAGGATCATTCACAAGGTGTAAAGCGAACTAAACTGTTTTATTCATGCCTTAATCGGTGAGGGTCTCAATGGACCGGGGGTGGCCGGTAGGGTGATCGACTACATCGCTGGCAGGATCGGATTGATTGCGCGCCGCAATCCAGTTCTCTGGGTTGCCGGCGCGTTATTGCTTCTGCACGGCGCGATGTCGTTCGCGAGGCGTCCCTTTCACGCTCCCGCTCAAAGGCATGATTCGGCGTTGATTCTTTTTTATTCGTACCCCGTTGCTGCATCACCTGCGTATGCGCCGTTTCATCATGTACGCCGTTATGCCGTCCAGACCACGATGCAATGGAGTGCGGTGGCGTACGGACTGCCCGACAGCCATAACATCGCGCAAGGCAGACAACGCTTCCGCCATGGAAGCGCGCCGGGTAATCCCTACCTCGCCCCGCTTGAGGGCGCGCAGGCTGCCCAATCGTCCGCGCTGCCCAGCTATGGCTTCGGCCTTCCTTCGGACGCGCAGAGCGTTCCGCCCACTGCCGCCAGCAATAACGATGACTGGAGCTTCAGGGCCAATCCACTTCTGAACCTCAATCACGCGCATGAGCGCGGCGCAACCTTCTCGATTCGACACGACTTCTGAAGCGTCTGAAGCGTCTGAAGCGCGGCACATCCCTCGCCATATAAAAAAATGCTGCGTGCCTCGTGAGAGGCAACGCAGCATCGTCCATGATAAGGACAGAGGAGACTTCGACCTGCTACCCACGTACTGCAAACCGGCCGGTTTGCATTACGCAGCCTTCAGCAAACCATGCGGATCCAGCACGAACTTGCGCGGCGCGCCGCCATCGAACTGACGGTAGCCATCGGGCGCGCTGTCCAGCGAAATCACCGTCACGTTGACGATATCCGCGATGGGCAAGCGGTCCCACAGAATCGCCTGCATCAGATTGCGGTTGTACTTCATCACGGGCGTCTGCCCCGTGTGGAACGAGTGCGACTTCGCCCAGCCGAGGCCGAAGCGGATCGACAGGCTGCCTTTCTTCGCGGCGGAATCGACTGCGCCCGGATCGTCGGTCACATACAGACCCGGAATGCCGATCGCGCCAGCGGGCTTCGTGATGTCCATCAGCGAATTGAGCACCGTGGCGGGCGCTTCCTCGCGCGCACCGCTGCTGCCGTGGCCATGCGCTTCGAAGCCGACGCAATCGACGGCGCAATCCACCTCGGGCTTGCCGAGAATCTGCGCGATCTGCTCGCCGAGCGTCGCGTCCTTCGACAGATTGACCGTCTCGAAGCCGACGGCACGCGCATGCGCAAGCCGCTCTTCGTTCATGTCGCCGATGATCGTGCAGGCCGCACCCAGGATGCGCGCCGATGCGGCCGCCGCCATGCCGACGGGCCCCGCGCCCGCGATATACACCGTCGAACCCGGCTTCACGCCCGCCATCACCGCGCCGTGATAGCCCGTCGGCAGAATGTCGGAGAGACACGTGAGGTCGCGAATCTTTTCCATCGCGCGGTCGCGATCGGGAAACTTCAGCAGATTGAAATCCGCGTACGGAACCAGCACGTATTCGGCCTGCCCGCCGATCCAGCCGCCCATGTCGACGTAACCGTACGCGCCCCCCGCACGCGACGGGTTCACGTTCAGGCACACGCCCGTATGCTGTTCCTTGCAGGTCTGGCAGCGGCCGCACGCGACGTTGAACGGCACGGACACCAGGTCGCCGATTTTCAGCGTCTCCACGTCGCGGCCCACCTCGATCACTTCACCCGTGATTTCGTGCCCTAAAACAAGGCCGATTTCCGCCGTCGTGCGGCCGCGCACCATGTGCTGGTCTGAGCCGCAAATATTCGTCGATACCACTTTAAGAATCACGCCGTGGCCGATCGCGCGTCCGCGCGGATCGACCATCTTCGGATAATCAATCGGCCGTACTTCAACCTTGCCCTGCCCCAGATACACGACACCGCGATTGCTGCTCATCGTCTCGTCTCCATGTTGGTCTGCATGCGCAAAAAGGCGCTAAGTCGAGGTTAGTCCTTTTGCCCCGTGCGCCAATGTGCAAAAACCGACACGCGCTTTCCCTGAACCGACAAAGCCGGTCGGGACCGTTTTTGTTGATTGATCGTTCAATAAAAAAAGACTAGAGTGACGACTTTCAAAGGCGCTGGGAGCCAGCATGCCCAAAGTCGGAATGCGCGAAGTGCGTCGCGCGCAACTGATCGACGCCACCTTGCTCACCATCGACCAGTCCGGCCTCTCGGGCACGACGCTCGCTTCCGTTGCGCAGCGCGCGAACATTTCGACGGGCATCGTCAGTCACTATTTCGGCGACAAGGATGGTCTGCTCGAAGCGACGATGCGGCACATCCTGCGTGATCTATGGGCCGCCACGACGCGCCGCCGCATCGCAGCAAAAGCACAGCCGCGCGCGCGCTTGCGCGCGATCGTCGCGGCGAATTTCGATGTGTCGCAGGTGAGCGGCCCCGTCATGAAGACCTGGCTCGCGTTCTGGTCCGAGAGCATGCACGAGCCCGCGCTGCGCCGTTTGCAGCACGTCAATACGCGGCGCCTCTATTCGAACCTGTGCGCCGAGTTCGCAAAGGAACTGCCGCGCGCTTGCGCCCGGCGCGCCGCCAGCGGCCTCGCCGCAATGATCGACGGTTTGTGGCTGCGCGGCGCGTTGTCCGGCGATCCATTCGACACCAAAGCGGCGCTGCGCCTCGCCAACGACTACATCGACCTGCTGCTCGCACAAAGCGCCGCTTGAACCTCGCCTGAACGCCGCGCAACGCAAGACCGCATTTCAAGGAGAAACCCGGATGTCCGCATACGGCCTGCAACGTCTGTATATCGGCGGCGACTATGTCGACGCCACGAGCGGTGTCACCTTCGACACCTTCGATCCCGCCACGGGCGAACTGCTCGCCACGGTTCAGCAAGCAAGCGAGGCCGACATCGAGCGCGCCGTGCAATCGGCGCGCGAAGGCCAGCGCGCATGGGCCGCGATGACAGCGATGCAGCGCTCGCGCATCCTGCGCCGCGCGGTCGACCTGCTGCGCGAGCGCAACGACGAACTCGCCGAACTCGAAATGCGCGACACGGGCAAGCCCATCGCAGAAACGCGCGCAGTCGACATCGTCACGGGCGCCGACGTGATCGAGTATTACGCGGGTCTCGCAACGGCGATCGAAGGCCAGCAGATTCCGCTGCGCGCAGAATCGTTCGTCTATACACGGCGCGAGCCGCTGGGCGTGACGGCGGGCATCGGCGCATGGAACTACCCGATCCAGATAGCATGCTGGAAGTCAGCGCCCGCGCTCGCTGCCGGCAATGCGATGATTTTCAAGCCGAGCGAAGTGACGCCGCTGTCGGCATCGAAGCTCGCGGAGATCTATCTCGAAGCCGGCGTGCCCGCCGGCGTGTTCAACGTCGTGCAAGGCGACGGACGCGTGGGCGCGATGCTGAGCGCGCATCCAGGCATCGCTAAGATCTCGTTCACGGGCGGCGTGGAAACGGGCAAGAAGGTCATGTCGATGGCAGGCGGTTCATCGCTGAAGGAAGTGACGATGGAGCTTGGCGGGAAGTCGCCGCTGGTCGTCTTCGAGGATGCCGATCTCGACCGCGCGGCCGACATCGCCGTCACCGCGAATTTCTTCAGCGCGGGACAGGTGTGCACGAACGGCACGCGTGTGTTCGTGCATCAGTCGGTGCAGCCGGCGTTCGAAGCGCGTGTGATCGAACGCGTGAAGCGCATTCGCGTCGGCAAGCCATCGGACCCGTCGACCAATTTCGGCCCGCTGGCGAGCGCCGCGCAACTTGACAAGGTGCTCGGCTTCATCGAAAGCGGCAAGCGCGAAGGCGCTCGTCTCGTGGCAGGCGGCGCACGCATCGTCGAAGGCGATTACGCGCGCGGTCAATACGTGCAGCCGACTGTGTTCTCCGACTGCCGCGACGACATGAAAATCGTGCGCGAAGAAATCTTCGGGCCCGTGATGAGCATCCTCAGCTTCGTCGACGAAGACGACGTGATCGAGCGTGCGAACGACACGATCTACGGTCTCGCCGCGGGCGTCGTGACGGAAAACCTCGCGCGCGCGCATCGCGCAATTCACCGGCTCGAAGCGGGCATCTGCTGGATCAACACGTGGGGCGAGTCGCCCGCGGAAATGCCCGTGGGCGGCTACAAGCAATCGGGAGTCGGCCGCGAAAACGGCATCACGACGCTCGAGCACTACACGCGCATCAAGTCCGTCCAGGTCGAACTGGGCAAATACCAGCCCGTGTTTTGAGGGAGCGCAGCATGGCAGCGAAAGAGTACGACTACATCATCATCGGCGCGGGATCGGCGGGCAACGTGCTCGCCACACGCCTGACGGAAGACCGCGACGTGACCGTGCTGCTGCTGGAAGCGGGCGGCCCCGACTATCGCTTCGACTTCCGTACGCAGATGCCCGCTGCGCTCGCGTATCCGTTGCAGGGCAGACGCTATAACTGGGCTTATGAAACGGACCCCGAGCCGTTCATGAACAACCGGCGCATGGAATGCGGACGCGGCAAGGGCCTGGGCGGTTCGTCGCTGATCAACGGCATGTGCTATATCCGCGGCAACGCGCTCGACTACGACGGCTGGGCGGAACGAAAAGGCCTTGAAAACTGGACCTATCTGGATTGCCTGCCGTATTTCCGCAAGGCGGAAACGCGCGATGCCGGCGCGAACGACTACCACGGCGGCGACGGTCCCGTGCATGTGACGACCAGCAAGCGCGGCGTGAATCCGCTCTTCGAAGCGATGGTCGAAGCGGGCGTGCAGGCGGGCTATCCGCGTACCGACGACCTCAACGGCTATCAGCAGGAAGGCTTCGGCCCGATGGATCGCACGGTGACGGCCAACGGCCGCCGCGCGAGCACCGCGCGCGGCTATCTGGACCAGGCGAGGCCGCGCCCCAATCTCACGATCGTCACCTACGCGACCACCGACCGGATTCTGTTTAGCGGCAAGCGTGCGCAAGGCGTCGTGTATCTGGATGGACAGGCGCAGATCACAGCCCATGCACGGCGCGAAGTATTGCTGTGCAGCGGCGCAATTGC
This Paraburkholderia phymatum STM815 DNA region includes the following protein-coding sequences:
- a CDS encoding dipeptidase; protein product: MSNLHDSSIIIDGLNISKFERSVFEDMRKGGVTAVNCTVSVWEDFQKTIDNIAEMKQQIREHSEILTLVRTTDDILRAKKENKTGIIFGFQNSYAFEDNLGYIEVFKELGVNVVQLCYNTQNLVGTGCYEADGGLSGYGREVIQEMNRVGILVDLSHVGAKTSSDAIACSKKPVTYSHCCPSGLKDHPRNKTDEQLREIADANGFVGVTMFSPFLKKGPDATVDDYLEAIEYVIDVIGEDKVGIGTDFTQGYSTEFFDWITHDKGRYRRLTNFGKVVNPEGIRTIGEFPNLTAAMERAGWGESRIKKVMGENWMRFFGEVWNV
- a CDS encoding serine hydroxymethyltransferase; its protein translation is MSNANPFFSQSLAERDAAVRKSVLKELERQQSQVELIASENIVSRAVLEAQGSVLTNKYAEGYPGKRYYGGCEFVDEVEALAIERIKKLFNAGFANVQPHSGAQANGSVMLALAKPGDTILGMSLDAGGHLTHGAKPALSGKWFNAVQYGVNRETMRVDYDQIEKLAHEHKPSMLIAGFSAYPRELDFARFRAIADSVGAKLMVDMAHIAGVIAAGRHANPVEHAHVVTSTTHKTLRGPRGGFVLTNDEEVAKKINSAVFPGLQGGPLMHVIAGKAVAFGEALEDSFKTYIDNVLANAQALGEVLKEGGVDLVTGGTDNHLLLVDLRPKGLKGTQVEQALERAGITCNKNGIPFDTEKPTVTSGIRLGTPAGTTRGFGVAEFRDVGRMILEVFDALRSHPDGDAATEQRVRREIFALCERFPIY
- a CDS encoding GlxA family transcriptional regulator, with the translated sequence MSPDRTASLSHFAFMPLPNFTMIAFTNAIEVLRMANYLSGQPLYRWSIISPGGGSVTASNGLSVDTGPAECVGTPDIVFVCGGIDVQRETTPEHLSTLRRFARAGVALGSLCTGTYALAKSGLLAGYACAIHWENMSALKEEFPDTRFLKELFVIDRDRVTCTGGVAPLDMMLNLIAARVGTPRVTQIAEQFIVEHVRDTSAQQRMPLVARLGSANKSLFEVIALMENNIEEPLSREELARLANMSQRQLQRLFREHLGMTPTHYYLTLRLRRARELLLQTDMSIMHITMACGFQSACHFSKSYRDAFGTAPTRERRKQVAPLAHPVMGVLAGSPLHA
- a CDS encoding adenosylcobalamin-dependent ribonucleoside-diphosphate reductase translates to MADTDNDLSQLNSTTIAPQQFSLDVLMEKYAKGDERTADDVYRRVARGVALAEPEALRPAIEARFVENLQNGALGAGRIMSAAGAGIQATLINCFVQPVGDSIQGVDDQGLPGIYVALLQAAETMRRGGGVGYNFSAIRPRGARVKTTGSSASGPCSYIDVFDASCRTVESAGSRRGAQMAVLDCTHPDLLEFIDAKHSKGRWNNFNVSVAVTDEFMQAVENDAMWQLVHRAEPTPALRAANDVRQRDDGMWVYSERRAKEIFDRIMRSTYDIAEPGIVFISRMNDDNNLRAVESIRATNPCGEQPLPPYGCCNLGPLNLTRFVLDPFAQRHGGKPSFDWDALAQRTRTQVRFLDDVLDVTLWPLEQQYDESRAKRRIGVGFTGLGDTLVMMGLRYNSQEGRDFAVRIAKLMRDEAYRASVELARERGAFPLFNAKQYLQDGTFASRLPDDVKEAIRTHGIRNSHLLSIAPTGTVSLAFADNASNGIEPAFSWTYTRTKVMANGSREQFAVEDHAYRLYRELGGDVGHLPDYFVSALEMSARDHLDMMAAVQPYIDTSISKTVNVPADYPFDAFENLYFDAWKGGLKGLATYRPNETLGAVLSVTPQAAPTADDALAEVDLDPLRIAIDHRPKGQLPAIIEKVEYLTAAGKKSLYLAVSFIEVTGRVGGEEVTIERPIEFFIPAGQRDESQQWITATMRSLSLAARGGFVARNLQDLRKVSWDRGQVRLGDVQRLDGHRSPRWHDSEVAALAYALQQILHRRGFLDAEGNQVPSRLLARAPRDDANLNASSADNALSIAEGSAEEARSAQELRTMHGRKCGHCGANAVIRKDGCDFCTACGEIGACG
- the fdhA gene encoding formaldehyde dehydrogenase, glutathione-independent, with the protein product MSSNRGVVYLGQGKVEVRPIDYPKMVDPRGRAIGHGVILKVVSTNICGSDQHMVRGRTTAEIGLVLGHEITGEVIEVGRDVETLKIGDLVSVPFNVACGRCQTCKEQHTGVCLNVNPSRAGGAYGYVDMGGWIGGQAEYVLVPYADFNLLKFPDRDRAMEKIRDLTCLSDILPTGYHGAVMAGVKPGSTVYIAGAGPVGMAAAASARILGAACTIIGDMNEERLAHARAVGFETVNLSKDATLGEQIAQILGKPEVDCAVDCVGFEAHGHGSSGAREEAPATVLNSLMDITKPAGAIGIPGLYVTDDPGAVDSAAKKGSLSIRFGLGWAKSHSFHTGQTPVMKYNRNLMQAILWDRLPIADIVNVTVISLDSAPDGYRQFDGGAPRKFVLDPHGLLKAA
- the betI gene encoding transcriptional regulator BetI codes for the protein MPKVGMREVRRAQLIDATLLTIDQSGLSGTTLASVAQRANISTGIVSHYFGDKDGLLEATMRHILRDLWAATTRRRIAAKAQPRARLRAIVAANFDVSQVSGPVMKTWLAFWSESMHEPALRRLQHVNTRRLYSNLCAEFAKELPRACARRAASGLAAMIDGLWLRGALSGDPFDTKAALRLANDYIDLLLAQSAA
- the betB gene encoding betaine-aldehyde dehydrogenase, which translates into the protein MSAYGLQRLYIGGDYVDATSGVTFDTFDPATGELLATVQQASEADIERAVQSAREGQRAWAAMTAMQRSRILRRAVDLLRERNDELAELEMRDTGKPIAETRAVDIVTGADVIEYYAGLATAIEGQQIPLRAESFVYTRREPLGVTAGIGAWNYPIQIACWKSAPALAAGNAMIFKPSEVTPLSASKLAEIYLEAGVPAGVFNVVQGDGRVGAMLSAHPGIAKISFTGGVETGKKVMSMAGGSSLKEVTMELGGKSPLVVFEDADLDRAADIAVTANFFSAGQVCTNGTRVFVHQSVQPAFEARVIERVKRIRVGKPSDPSTNFGPLASAAQLDKVLGFIESGKREGARLVAGGARIVEGDYARGQYVQPTVFSDCRDDMKIVREEIFGPVMSILSFVDEDDVIERANDTIYGLAAGVVTENLARAHRAIHRLEAGICWINTWGESPAEMPVGGYKQSGVGRENGITTLEHYTRIKSVQVELGKYQPVF